The following coding sequences are from one Halorubrum sp. BOL3-1 window:
- a CDS encoding TRAM domain-containing protein, translated as MIPSSPVAISVAVAVALLALFALVRRLRGPSAGARESKRAHEAAQERDAPVKIGETYEFGVTELTDHHSGSEVAVGKVEGFVVFTEDIPGGLEPGDVIRAKVLSFNEGRTSADATFVGRA; from the coding sequence ATGATTCCCTCGTCGCCGGTCGCGATCTCCGTCGCCGTCGCAGTCGCGCTGCTCGCGCTGTTCGCACTCGTCCGCCGCCTCCGCGGCCCGTCCGCCGGGGCGCGCGAATCGAAGCGCGCCCACGAGGCCGCCCAGGAGCGCGACGCGCCCGTCAAGATCGGAGAGACCTACGAGTTCGGCGTGACGGAACTGACCGACCACCACTCCGGCTCGGAGGTCGCCGTCGGGAAAGTCGAGGGGTTCGTCGTGTTCACCGAGGACATCCCCGGCGGACTCGAACCCGGCGACGTGATCCGGGCGAAGGTGCTCTCCTTCAACGAGGGGCGCACCTCCGCCGACGCGACCTTCGTCGGGCGGGCGTAG